The genomic window AAACACGTAAAACTCAACGAGCTGCCATATGAggcattgaataaaaataatgtaattaatctGTAGGTTTCTTCATGTTATATCACGGCATTGCAAGATGCAAATATCTGCAGATCCCAAACCATTTTTACAACAGAATGTCAGCAAATGAGCCAATTTAGTAATAAAACAATTCCAGCCGTTACCTGAAGTCAAATGACCATATTTTCGCTGCCATGTATAAGTATCCAAGGACACTTCCTTTTTGAGCAATCTTCTTGCTGGTCGCTTCGGTCCGGGAGGCCTCAGATCTCTCGGAGCAACGTATTCTGGCAGCTTGACATATTGCGCGGGCGTATTGTGTAGACACAAAATCGGCAAGCACTTGTGTTCCAATAGGTGGAGCGCGAGTCTCGAACAATCGGTGGACATTTCGACCCCGAGAACCGGAACATGAAGCATTATGGAGCTGAGGGCAGTTCCCTTCTTCGTGTCCCATACAATCAAGCTCTTATCTTCACTCCCGGATACGGCCAAGGTACCATCCCCCGAGAGCCGAATACAGGTTACGTACCCTAGATGACCAGTCAGCGTGTGAAGATCTGCGCCCGTGTTTATATCCCAGACGATCAAATTCGCGTCTCTCGAACCCGAGACTACAATGGACTTGTCCGAAACGGCCACTGCCACGCACGTCACGTGATCGGTGTGTCCAACCAACACCTGCGAACGGGATTTGATTGATGATGATTGGATAAATGATATTGCAAGATTCCAGAACTGCATCAAAGTTGAACTGCAATGATATGGTGCAAGACTGAACGTCGGAATGGATTGCTTAGATTCAATCAAGCAAAGTGTAAACAAACCTGGGACAATTTTCCTCCAGCAAGTTGCCAGACTTTTAAGCTCATGTCTCTGGAGCCGGTAATGAGGGATTGAGAATCAGGGGTAACAACCAGACAAGTGATATCTTGGGAGTGAGAAACCGGGTATTTTTCCTCCGGTCCCAATCCCAGTCCCAATATTCTAATATGGTTGTCTCCGGACCCGCAGACTGTGTATCTGGAAATAATGTGAGCGGTTAATCGAGACGAACAATGCTTGGTGGCTCTGTGATTCACAAAAGAGCTTCTGGTTACATTGTCGTTACCTCATGTCAGAAGCTACTGCAAAACATCGGCCCGGGCCGCACAGGGACTGGATTAACGTTCCGCTGTCAGCAGCCCACACCCTGATGGCACCACCCCTATCAGAGCTGACGACTCTTCTTCCATCAAGCATCACAGTCACAGCAGTAACGGGAGCCTGATGTTTGAAGGTGGCGACTACCAGGCCCAACGTCAGTCCCCAGACTCTCACGGTTTTATCTTCGGAACCTGAAGCAGTGgaagttgttaaaaaaatgtgaccacTGTTCATTATCAGGCGTTTAACTACCTACAATCATTGGGCGCTTTGTACCTGACGCTGCGAAGAGTCCCGAAGCCGAAAACGCGACGCAAGTAACACTTGCGATGTGGCCTTCCAAGGTGGAAACTAGTTCATGAGTATTCAACTGCCACAAGTTAACTAGGGAGTCGACACCACCGGTAACTGCCATGGCGCCATCTCTGGACACATCTAAACAGGAAATTGGAGCACCGTGAGGTTGAAGGGATTCCTGCTTTCCACCAGACTTCGTTGGTCGCGGGGCAACCTCTTCGCCGCGGAAACTCCAATAAGTCACTCGACCTCCGCCAGCGGTTATCAAGAAATCGTCTTTCTCGGTTACCTGAACAAAAGTCCTGATTGTGTAACAAGTCACTAGAATTTTCTGCAGTTCTGACCGACAGTCAATAAGACTCACCTTGACGGAAGTCACATCTGCCGATGGACTAGCAGGTAGAGCTTTCGTCAATCTTCCGCTATGCATGTCGAAGACAGAAACCCTTCCGTCAACTCCACCTGCCACAGCTCTTCTGCAATCCTTAGCGAGACATACGCTTTTGATCGGTCCTTGGTGACCTCGTAGCGTATGTATCTCAGTACCAGTCGCCAGAGAGCGaaggtacaattttttatcctcaCAAGCAGCTAGCAGGAATACCGAGTCCGTGGACACATCGAGCATTGTAACCGGAGAGGGAAGAGGGATGGTATTCAACAAAGTAAAGCTCTCTAGCGACCAGAGACAAACAGTTGCGTCGTATGAACCAGAAACCAAAACTTCTCCAGCAGAATCGACGCGCAATGAAGTCACTGGACCACGGTGATGGTCTACCTTCATTAGTACTTCACCGGTCAATAATCGCGTTGCTATAATCCTAGAATCTTCACCACCGCTAACGATTATCGAATTTCCCATTGCTGGCGTCAAAGATAGCACTGGAGCAATGTGCTCACAAATTCGTTGCTTCataatcaattctttcatgtCCCATACGATTATAGATGTATCTTCAGATCCAGTCATCAAATACTGAGACTGCTTCGTGATAGCCAGACATGATATTGGTCCCGAATGGCCTGTAAGGTATAGTTGTTACAAATGCAAATCACAGATTGATAATCACAAATTGTGATCGTAAATCACGATTGCAGATGGCTACTGTTTGTAGGCGATGACCAAGTCTCCAGAAAAAAACTGTGCGATTGCAGAAAGGGAAATATAATAACCTTTGAATGTGTGTACCAGCTGTCCCGACATCACGTGCCACAGTTCAGCATCGCCTTGAGGAGGTACCACCACCACGTGTTGGCCTGATGGCGCAGCTTCGATCAGTCTGACACCTTGTGGACAGGTTAAAGCGCGAATTTGTAAAGGCAGAGGAGGTTGTAGCCAGCCATTCAGTGGAACTAACAGCGGTGCAGCATATCCATCGCACCATGCCATCGCTGCCATGACCATTCGACTAACCTAGGAGAGTATGGACCGTTGTGAGAAAAGTATGGAATAATAAATTCGATGGAATTAAACAATTCATAACACATACGTACACGAGATGAGACATATTGATCCTTACCAAATCTCCTTCATCCTCAGCGACGGGTCTCAACCAGCAAATTAACTGAGCTCCCAACTGTAACGGATCCCTTGTCAACACGTCGCTAGACTTTCGAACGGCGTAATAAACCAGTTCGAGGTCCCTTTCAAGTAAATACCTCCTGGCATGTTCCAATACGCATCGTAAGTAGCTCACAGATATCATCTGGACAGCGGCCAGCAAGAAATCAAATGCGCAGACAGCCAATCTTTTCAGTCGATCAACGTCACCAGCTCGAAGGAGATGTAGCCAGGCTTCTTCGACGTGACGAATAGTGTAAGTAATATCTTGCGATCTGGGCGCACTTTGAAATGGAGTTTCCTTTGCCGgtgctgaatccgaatcttcAGGAGGTTTTTCATCACTCTCCTCGGAATCTTCGGTGAAGAATAAGTTCGCCACTTCGCCGTATGCTGACCGTGAAGCGTCTTGGGTAGCTAAATATCGTTTTCGAGCCATTTCCCCGCTTGACCAACGCCACGAAAACATCAACCGCCCACTCATGACTCGAACTTTAAGCCACGGAGTCATAGTTCGCCTCACTAAACACCATGTCGCAAAGCCAAACTGACCACTAGCGAGTACCAGAGGTCCATCGTCTCCCGTAGGCATTATCAACTCCAAGATTTCCGTCTCCGACAGCCCGTACTCCGTGCACGCCAAAAGGGACCCAATCCGGTTTGCTGCCTTGTGACCAATCAATCGTTCCAGGCTGTCAAAAGCGGCCTCAACATCAGGTACATTGCTTTTGACCTCCGGTAATTCAATGAGTATTTCCGGGCTCCGCAGTCTCTCTTTTTGGAGTGGAGTTAGCCTCAAAGCTTCAGGTGGAACGGCGGTGGTTGCGATGAAATGCACACCTTTTGGTAGATTCAAAGGCAGCCAAGACAACGCGGCGACTATGTCGCATTCCAATGGATGCAGCCGATGCAGGTCGTCAACCAATATAACGAGCTGTTCCGACATTGGATTTTCTTCGATTCCTCGCATTATCTGACTGAACCAGTTGTTCAAGTACAAGGGATCGAAGGATGCATCTCTCGGCAAATTGCCATCGTTGTTACCGGACAAAAATCCTATATGTTCGCAGAGAACTCTGAGCAATTCTAAACTATAAGCCGACCTTGGAGTTGATGTGCACAGCCTAACGATACGTACAGATGGTCCATTGAACCAGCTTGGCACTTTTTCATATACAGTAGCCAGGATTGCTGATTTCCCAGAGGACTTTGGACCCCATACCAGTACTGGTCCATGCTTTCTATCCCTTCCGGCTAGCAGCAATTCTTTAATTTGGCCTATGGCCTTCACATCTTCATCCGCGGGGCTCACATTTCTCAACAAACTCAAATGCGCCAAACTTTCCGCGTAAACTGCCTGCACCATTTTCTTTCGACTTTTGATCTCGGGATCAGTTTCAACCGACTCATTCACCAAGAATTGAATCCTGTCTAATACCTGTTGACGCATTCGTGTCAAGTATTTATCGTGCGACAGACAATCGGAGTCAATTCCACCGGGCTTGTATTCCACCTCGTATTTCATTACATTCTCCTCTGGTAAGCTACTTCCGATTCTAGATTTAAGCGTCGATGCTCCAGGCTCTACGGTAGGTGCCGTAGAACCAGACCAATTTCGTACGATCGCTATCACGCCATTACCATCTTCATCCAAACCTAAGTGGAGTAAAAGTGACGTAAAGCAAGCCTGAGATTCATAGCAAATCGTAAAAGTTAACTGAATCAGCTATCATTCATCCTACGTACTTAGGCCGTGTTCTAATTGTCGTTCTGCGGTTGactgtaatatatttttgatcTCGGTGTTGTCTGGGTATTCCAAAATGGCCGATTCTGCTGCTATTTTTAACGCTTTTCTTAAATTTGACTCGTGCTGGTGCCAATCATCGTGAGCAGTCTCCTCGCTGCACAGACAATTCATCGAACGTTCGTTGTCAGTATCACGGATCTTACCACAGGTACAAGGGCGttgtaatgaaatttgacTCTACTTCGAATGTTTGGAAACATTTCCCGCAATTAAATTTAAAGCAAGAATTTTCAGTACAGGAAATTTGAACCTAAGCTTGATTAATTCATATCCATCAATGCTGAAAAACATTGATTATCTGCAAGAGCACAATGCAATGATTACCTGGAAGCTTTCAGGACGTAACAATCTCCGTCGTGTGTGTAATATTCTTCGAGGAAGTTACAGTGAGTGAGTAGGGCCTTATATGTTTCTTGCGTAAATTTCGTTGGTACCCAACCACTTTTATAAGCTGCGCCAACCAGTAgctagaaacaaaaaaacgtgTCCCAGGAACAGTTCAATCGTCCGTCAACCCAAAACAAAATCTAGGTACTACTGCCGTGACAAAATATACGTTAATTATATGCGATGCAAGAAATTCGATGTTGATGTTGTAGCACtcaccaaaaaaaaacaccctcTGGAATGACGATGCGATGCGGTTATTTCTTCCAAGAACAATTCCGCAAGTCGTGGATTGACATCGGGATCCTTATCAGTTCCGTACTGCATGTCCACCAGCAGCACCTAAACAACGAGAATCACGAATCTCCgtggttgaaataaatttgtaacagGTCATCATCTCCCAATCAGTCAAAATGAATTCTTATGGGATGAGGCGTCAGTGCAAAAAGCGTACCTCGATTCCCATGTCATCGTAAATAGCTTGCAGCTCCGGTCCAACTCCTTCGAGAATCTGCTTTCTCTCTTCGACGAACTCTGAAAGCagtaattttaatattaaaaaaattaaatatggtTAGAGAATGTTAATAAAGTGAAACTGGGATGATGGCCTGGTTTCTTTTGACCCGTCCCCTATACAAATTACATGCCGGAGTGCATCTCGTTAAAATTTGCATCTGCAAGCCCCTCCAGAATCTGCACTTCCCGGATTAAATTATTGCTCTTGCTAGAGGAACGGAAATGCGGTGCATTCGCACTCTGTCTAACTAACTATATAAACGGAGGATGAAGTGAAACGGAGAGACTTGgaataattcaatttacaCCGTGTTATGTAAATCCGAAGCTTCAATGCTACACTATAGCACGGGCAGATTCCAGTCTTTGCAATTTAACTTTGAAGATTGTGGACCCAGTTTAACGAACTGTTGAGTCTGCAGAGTAGCGAACCGTATGGTAAGCGTTTGAGACGCAAGTGAAGATCTTCTCCCGCTCGCATCTTATTGGCATTTCGGAAATACAAACGGGGTTGAAGGCTGAGGGCCAAAACTCGATTAGATTCGATACACATCGATGCCACAGCAGATTAAGCCAAGATTCTGGATGCTAAATAAATTCGGAAGAAAGCCCGTTGCAACTCctgatatttatttaaaaccgATGTAGTATTATCGCGATCTAATTGCTCTAAGGCTGCTCAAATTAACCCAAAATAATCTCAACTCGCACCACGGAATATATCTTACTTATACCGACACGTATATCGATTTCTTGTATCTCGGAATTAAATTCTTCCAAAGTGCTAAATCAACTTTGATATGAAGTCCGACATTTACCACGGAACCTTTTATTCCGttcaaaaatgtgaaattaaaccTTAAACATCGATCCCTACATCAATCATGGAGTATTCGAGATTCAACCCCTGTGTAAGCTATTTCCTTCTGGGCATTTATCTCGTTTAATGCTTCCACGTGATTTCATGTTTGACTCGACGTTCCCCAGATAGGAGGGTCGAATTTTCGACACGCTTGGACTCTCCGCTGTCGGTtgcgttgaaaaaatacaagtaaACGAACAGCATTTATGTACATCGCGTTCTGACTttgattttgagaaatttcgtGCTAAAAAGTGAAATTCGTCGAGAGTAAGTGAGCAAGAAGAAAACACAATACAATGCTAGATTAGAGAGCATTTCAGAATGTAAATAACCTATGTGGAGTTTACGCAGCCGTTTTACTGTCCTTAAAAGCTTAAGTTCCTCCAGGGATAAAAGTTCTGTAACCCGGGAAGGACTCGAAGGGTTTCTATGCAGCACACGGTCCTGTCGAAGAAACAGCTTACGGAATTGTCAGAATACATTTGCAAACCGTAGCAGGTACAGAGAATGTTCCAAAGCCTTCTCAGGTAATCTCGCCTCCAGAGGTATAAATCTCGGAAATACTTGCGCATAGTGTGTCGATCCGGCCAGAAGCGCTTTTCAGGCAAAACGTACGAGACAGTCAAGATAAAACGACATTTACTGGAAAAATCGCGGAGTCGAAACTTTGAGTAAATTGGTAAGTTTGAATATTCCCCCAAGCTGTATTGCGAATACGGAAAAGGCATCGAGCGATGTTAATATATGTACAACGAGAACAGATGAATCCTTTAATTTGCATAGGTTCCAGCTGTTCACGGTGTTTCCCTGGTGAACAGGTATTGATTTTGCTTTCGGTAAAACCGTGACAAAACGCAGAGTGCTAAAATAACTGGGGATGTTTTAGCCGCGAAAGTGGCCGGAGAGCTTGTTGTAAAAGCGTGTCGTTGTTGGATTCGAAAATAACAGGGTCAACACTTGAAAAGTGTATTACGAACGTCCCGAAAAGAAAGCAGCCTAATGCATTTCAAATGTACGACCTGAAGCGGTGGTCCTTTCGCGGGGGAGTAAAAATATCGCACAACAGGGGCGTTTCCGTTCCTTCTCTCCGCGAGAGATGATGAATGTTTTTACCCAGCGGTGTGCCAGGGGAACGCTATCCATTACCATACGTGAAATCTAGTTTGCATATCACAGAGACGTGTTACCGGTTAGCGCAGGTCATGTGCACCGTAACGAAATAATGCCATCTGGAAtgttaatcgaccggatgcAACCTCGGCACGGTGAATGTACAGCATGAAGGTTGACGGGAGATTAGCTTCGGGCTTAGACGGAAACTCGACTTCATTCGGTCAGTACGAAAAAGCAAGGAGACGAACGTCGAAAGACAAATGGCCGAGGAATATAGAGGCAAGGATTGCTGCACTTACCGTCACGTTCCCCGGCAATGAATATCTTGATGAGACGGGGGGCGGGAAGGTGCGCCGGGGGCGGTCCACCCTTTATGACCCCCGCTATCAGCTCCACTTCCAAATTCATCGCGCGTCTGTTTTTGACACACGGCGACCTTCGAACGTGATAAAGTAAAAACTTAGTCAAAATTCTGAAGATGGGTGTGCTTCTTTTGTCTCGATGAATACAATGCCGCTTGATGAATACTTTTCCTTACTCGTCTCCGTCGTCTTGCGGCTCTTGATTTCCTCGGCGTATAATGTGCTGTTCCACCGGATCTTTGCCGAGGTCACGAGCCAGCGATCAACCCCTTTGTCAATTTGCCGTATCACAGATTGCTTGCGTCGGACAAACTTCCCCGAATCTTCCGTTATAGGTACGTCTGTCGCGTTTGGATTgtcattttcattctctctcttctttaCTCGACGTACGTGTATCAGAGTTTTTACTAGCGACACCCAAGTACCTTATGCTCTTCTTTTTAATTGCGTTTCGTGATTTCTTTTCCACAACTAACGATTTTAACGCGTTGTAACGAAACTTACTACTGTTTTACGTTGCTCTATTTCTTCCTCTGtacttatttttatcattttcaactCTACTCCACAtcgtatttatatattttttcgctTTCTCTTTTTAGGCAATTAGAGATCAAAGCATTGTGAATATTCTCATTAGAATTACACTTTTCCAATAGACTGACAACGTGTCGGGTTACAAATCAACTGTGTTCATTCGCTTTCTGCTCAACAGTAGCGATGTAAATAGACGtacaatatatttatataattcatGTATAGATAAATTCATTTGATAATATTCTACTCTACATGATTCAACAAATAACATGTATAACTATTTGCTCTCAATAAAATGtggataaatttcaattatacctGCTCGGTATAAAACAAACTACTTCAACCTTAAAATTTATGTTTAAAGATAAACATTGAAAGTacgttttatttctattttcgttttgttaatatatactttttttttctttcttttttaatattataactAGGATTGTCTTCGCTATGGGTCGCGTTATTTATTACACTTACATCGAATTTACTTTTTAAATCGATGATATTTACTTACTGTACGATAATCAGTTGAGATTCGACGTTCTTACGTTATACTAGAGTTAGTTGCTAACTGTTTTGCGACTAAAATCATTCGAATCTGGCTGATTGTTCAATGATTAACTAATTGTATATTTACTACATTCGGGCAAGTTGTTTGTTCGTTTCAAATTCGCATATGTTTTTATACCTTACAGAGTAATATTCTACGGTAATATTTTTAGTACATTAAATCCTTATCGAAATATTAggtttttttatgaaatactTTAAATACTGGCGACTAGAGTACGTTTCCTACTGACTTTTGATAGTTTTGCATCAATCAAATTTCTCTAATACTCTGATGTTGTGCTCGGTAGCTTGTTCAAGCTAGCTCCGCAGCTCTCATCGACGATCTGCTAGGGCTGGTTGCCCCTCACTATGTAAAACCCATGTTTGCAGCTGAATTTTTCCCTCCTGAAACAACAAgtgaaaaggaaaattttacaacctGTAAACGTGCAAATTGTTAAATCGTCgacattaaaataaaacagggGATTAATTCGGCGTGCTTTGATGGAGCAAGTCTAAGAATTTCCGGCTGGGATGAGTTACGAGTTCACAAAACattaataaatcaaatttttcttatttgcttttcattttgttctaaaaataactgaaaaaattcataaccgATATAATCTAAAATTTTGTCAGTGCTAACTTGAGAAAAACCCCGTCGATTAAAACCAAATTCATCCAAATCGGTTCATTTGTTTTCCAAATATcgtcgaaacaaaaattgatctCACACACGCTTCCACAGGTCCGTCCGAAAATGGTGGAAGGTGATTGTCTGGACCTTGAAACGTCGAATCTGGTTAAACCtcaatttcacatttttcaagtGATTATCACAACTTCGCTTATTCTTCAAGCCTCCAAAAAACTGAAGCGGGAAGTTAGCAAGATATACTTACTCCACCCTTGCGTATCTGTTCAAATACACAACTGTCCGAAGTCTGAAATATGGCTAAAAGTATTGATTCAATGGTCAAAAAGCAACTTGAATCTCCGTGTGCAGAGTAATTTTCCAACTTACAAATATAACATTCAGTCGATTGATtagtcaaaattttgtttcggattTCTGTCCAAGTCTGGCAATGACGTACTTCAAGCCTGAGCAATTATCGGAGCGGAGAAATAAGCGGTATAAGTGCTCCGAGTACCTGCGTATAGGAATTGATCTGCATGGCTAGTTTTATAAGTTATTCCGTAAGCCAATTAGAGACTGGAACATCTCCAAAGCTTCTATATAACGTGTCTGACTCGGAAGAGTCCGGAAGTATACAGTCGTCGGTAATTAAAACTGAACGGAGGTTCGTACAggagatattattatttaataataactTTCAAGTAATTTTACCCGACTGTTATAGAATACGGAAATGTATACACCGAGTCTTTATCGAGTATCAGCATTAAATATCTTCGAATTTCAGCGAGCGAGAGTTATTGTACATACCGATCACAATCTTTCCCCTTAAAACACTTGAAAGTTCGTTAATATTAGCAAGTCCTCGCAGAAATGGAAGAACGGGAATGAAACGACGGTGTTTGAACGGACTGCTAATGGATTGCCAGGCTTTCCATAGTTTGCTCTAGTTTTATTAGCCCAGAAACGAAGCACCCCATTCTTGGGTAAAGCATTGACTTTTAGTCAACGTTCATCTATTTGTCTTCGTCGAAAGAGACCAAAATCGGTCTAGAGAATGATTGCACATGGGGCATTTCACGTGAAGCGaacagggaaaaaaatatgaggtTTTGAAATTCGTTCATATTTGTCCAAATTATACTTCTAGAAAGCGTGAATGTGAACGcccattatttttttttt from Neodiprion lecontei isolate iyNeoLeco1 chromosome 1, iyNeoLeco1.1, whole genome shotgun sequence includes these protein-coding regions:
- the LOC107221755 gene encoding protein qui-1 isoform X2, with protein sequence MNLEVELIAGVIKGGPPPAHLPAPRLIKIFIAGERDEFVEERKQILEGVGPELQAIYDDMGIEVLLVDMQYGTDKDPDVNPRLAELFLEEITASHRHSRGCFFLLLVGAAYKSGWVPTKFTQETYKALLTHCNFLEEYYTHDGDCYVLKASSEETAHDDWHQHESNLRKALKIAAESAILEYPDNTEIKNILQSTAERQLEHGLSLDEDGNGVIAIVRNWSGSTAPTVEPGASTLKSRIGSSLPEENVMKYEVEYKPGGIDSDCLSHDKYLTRMRQQVLDRIQFLVNESVETDPEIKSRKKMVQAVYAESLAHLSLLRNVSPADEDVKAIGQIKELLLAGRDRKHGPVLVWGPKSSGKSAILATVYEKVPSWFNGPSVRIVRLCTSTPRSAYSLELLRVLCEHIGFLSGNNDGNLPRDASFDPLYLNNWFSQIMRGIEENPMSEQLVILVDDLHRLHPLECDIVAALSWLPLNLPKGVHFIATTAVPPEALRLTPLQKERLRSPEILIELPEVKSNVPDVEAAFDSLERLIGHKAANRIGSLLACTEYGLSETEILELIMPTGDDGPLVLASGQFGFATWCLVRRTMTPWLKVRVMSGRLMFSWRWSSGEMARKRYLATQDASRSAYGEVANLFFTEDSEESDEKPPEDSDSAPAKETPFQSAPRSQDITYTIRHVEEAWLHLLRAGDVDRLKRLAVCAFDFLLAAVQMISVSYLRCVLEHARRYLLERDLELVYYAVRKSSDVLTRDPLQLGAQLICWLRPVAEDEGDLVSRMVMAAMAWCDGYAAPLLVPLNGWLQPPLPLQIRALTCPQGVRLIEAAPSGQHVVVVPPQGDAELWHVMSGQLVHTFKGHSGPISCLAITKQSQYLMTGSEDTSIIVWDMKELIMKQRICEHIAPVLSLTPAMGNSIIVSGGEDSRIIATRLLTGEVLMKVDHHRGPVTSLRVDSAGEVLVSGSYDATVCLWSLESFTLLNTIPLPSPVTMLDVSTDSVFLLAACEDKKLYLRSLATGTEIHTLRGHQGPIKSVCLAKDCRRAVAGGVDGRVSVFDMHSGRLTKALPASPSADVTSVKVTEKDDFLITAGGGRVTYWSFRGEEVAPRPTKSGGKQESLQPHGAPISCLDVSRDGAMAVTGGVDSLVNLWQLNTHELVSTLEGHIASVTCVAFSASGLFAASGSEDKTVRVWGLTLGLVVATFKHQAPVTAVTVMLDGRRVVSSDRGGAIRVWAADSGTLIQSLCGPGRCFAVASDMRYTVCGSGDNHIRILGLGLGPEEKYPVSHSQDITCLVVTPDSQSLITGSRDMSLKVWQLAGGKLSQVLVGHTDHVTCVAVAVSDKSIVVSGSRDANLIVWDINTGADLHTLTGHLGYVTCIRLSGDGTLAVSGSEDKSLIVWDTKKGTALSSIMLHVPVLGVEMSTDCSRLALHLLEHKCLPILCLHNTPAQYVKLPEYVAPRDLRPPGPKRPARRLLKKEVSLDTYTWQRKYGHLTSGIMVAAVEERLKRRFSVSASMEEISKAGLAGSQPGLGPEQAALAQSQHFDQLEALWNKQSPPPRPRGLGRTLSKQSSLQATRISDSEEEDLPG
- the LOC107221755 gene encoding protein qui-1 isoform X1, with translation MNLEVELIAGVIKGGPPPAHLPAPRLIKIFIAGERDEFVEERKQILEGVGPELQAIYDDMGIEVLLVDMQYGTDKDPDVNPRLAELFLEEITASHRHSRGCFFLLLVGAAYKSGWVPTKFTQETYKALLTHCNFLEEYYTHDGDCYVLKASSEETAHDDWHQHESNLRKALKIAAESAILEYPDNTEIKNILQSTAERQLEHGLSLDEDGNGVIAIVRNWSGSTAPTVEPGASTLKSRIGSSLPEENVMKYEVEYKPGGIDSDCLSHDKYLTRMRQQVLDRIQFLVNESVETDPEIKSRKKMVQAVYAESLAHLSLLRNVSPADEDVKAIGQIKELLLAGRDRKHGPVLVWGPKSSGKSAILATVYEKVPSWFNGPSVRIVRLCTSTPRSAYSLELLRVLCEHIGFLSGNNDGNLPRDASFDPLYLNNWFSQIMRGIEENPMSEQLVILVDDLHRLHPLECDIVAALSWLPLNLPKGVHFIATTAVPPEALRLTPLQKERLRSPEILIELPEVKSNVPDVEAAFDSLERLIGHKAANRIGSLLACTEYGLSETEILELIMPTGDDGPLVLASGQFGFATWCLVRRTMTPWLKVRVMSGRLMFSWRWSSGEMARKRYLATQDASRSAYGEVANLFFTEDSEESDEKPPEDSDSAPAKETPFQSAPRSQDITYTIRHVEEAWLHLLRAGDVDRLKRLAVCAFDFLLAAVQMISVSYLRCVLEHARRYLLERDLELVYYAVRKSSDVLTRDPLQLGAQLICWLRPVAEDEGDLVSRMVMAAMAWCDGYAAPLLVPLNGWLQPPLPLQIRALTCPQGVRLIEAAPSGQHVVVVPPQGDAELWHVMSGQLVHTFKGHSGPISCLAITKQSQYLMTGSEDTSIIVWDMKELIMKQRICEHIAPVLSLTPAMGNSIIVSGGEDSRIIATRLLTGEVLMKVDHHRGPVTSLRVDSAGEVLVSGSYDATVCLWSLESFTLLNTIPLPSPVTMLDVSTDSVFLLAACEDKKLYLRSLATGTEIHTLRGHQGPIKSVCLAKDCRRAVAGGVDGRVSVFDMHSGRLTKALPASPSADVTSVKVTEKDDFLITAGGGRVTYWSFRGEEVAPRPTKSGGKQESLQPHGAPISCLDVSRDGAMAVTGGVDSLVNLWQLNTHELVSTLEGHIASVTCVAFSASGLFAASGSEDKTVRVWGLTLGLVVATFKHQAPVTAVTVMLDGRRVVSSDRGGAIRVWAADSGTLIQSLCGPGRCFAVASDMRYTVCGSGDNHIRILGLGLGPEEKYPVSHSQDITCLVVTPDSQSLITGSRDMSLKVWQLAGGKLSQVLVGHTDHVTCVAVAVSDKSIVVSGSRDANLIVWDINTGADLHTLTGHLGYVTCIRLSGDGTLAVSGSEDKSLIVWDTKKGTALSSIMLHVPVLGVEMSTDCSRLALHLLEHKCLPILCLHNTPAQYVKLPEYVAPRDLRPPGPKRPARRLLKKEVSLDTYTWQRKYGHLTSGIMVAAVEERLKRRFSVSASMEEISKAGLAGSQPGLGPEQAALAQSQHFDQLEALWNKQSPPPRPRGLGRTLSKQSSLQATRISDSEEEAQDTGCTLHGYLPG